The candidate division WOR-3 bacterium DNA segment GGCAGATAATTTGGTTAGATCGGGGTGGCTCATGGTATGGGAACCGAATGCGATTCCATTTTCTTTCATTTCCATGATTTGCCGCCAGTTGAGGTGGTGGTGGCGGGAAAAAAGTGAAATATCCCATAGATTTTTTTTGCCGATGTAACCCACGATCAAAAAGATTATCGCTGGACAGCGGTATTTTTTTAAGATGGGAAATGCATAATGATAAAGGTTTTCTTCACCATCATCAAAGACGAGCACCACGCCTTCCTTTTTCATATCCGGGAGAACGATTTCATAACCCAGCTTATGGATGGTTTTGATGAAATTTTCAAGCTGTGCGGGATAGTTCCATGTCCCTCCGAATTTAAAATTTTTTGTTATGCTATGAAATTGCAGGGCTTTCAGCATCACGAATCCTGGTAATGAGGACCCAGAAAGTTATGGATGCACCGAGGATGATGCCGCCGAAAATGATGAAGAGATATTTTTTGGTGAGAAACGAAGAGAGGGAGCCCACGATCAAAGCGCCGACAACAAAGGTTAGATTCAAAAGCCAGTCCCGGAAAGAGAAAATTCTCCCTCGAACCTCTTCATCAGCATATTGATGGATCAAGGTATCCTGTCCGATAAATATTGGTGATGCGGCGATACCCACCAGCAGGGCAATGATGATGAATTGATAAAATTCGTGAATAAAAGGAAAGAAAAATAATCCGGCGCTGATCAGTATAAAGCAATAAATGATAAATCTCCTTAAATCAAAATAATGACCAAGTGTTCCGGCAAGATATGCGCCCAGTAATAATCCCACGGCGCCGACCGCAGCCAGGACCCCAACCCCTCTTGTACCCCATGCCATATCCTGTTGAATAGTGGGAATGGCAAGGACATAAACCACACTTCCCGCAACGATCATCAAAAATATCGTGGCCATTGCGAAGCAAAGATTTTTTTTCTTGATGATGTGGGCGAGGGCGAAGGCTATTTCTTTTAGAATTTTTGCCAGACTGTCTTTCAACATCAAGAATAAGCTTTTCGGCTGCAGATGGGTTTCTTCTTTCATTTTTATCTTTTCCTTTAGATTCACCTTCATGATATAAAGCATGACTGCCGAGATGCCAAAGGTTATGCCATCAATTATAAAAGCCACAATCCAGCCCGCAATTCCAAAGACATTTTTCCATAAGGGCCAATCGATTATCAGCCCACCGGTGGCCATTCCTAAAAATGTTGCTCCCCGACCTACGAGATTTAATATGGAATTGGCTGTGAGCAGGCGCTTTTTGGAGACGAGATTGGGAATGATGGCACTGCGTGCCGCATTGAAAAACAAGGCAAGCAGGAACATAAAAAAAACAATGGCAAAGACCGGATAAATATTTTTTGTATACAAAAAAGTGATGGGTAAAGAAAAAGCACATAACATCCGCAGGGTATCGCATATCACCATTACTTTCTTCTTGTGCCAGCGGTCCACCAGGACCCCGGCGATTGGACCGAATAATAATACAGGAAGGGTAATGAACAGGGCAAGTTGGGAAAGCAATAATGGTGTCCGTTCCTTTGGGAACAATCCAATCAAGGCAATGAGAGCGATATAATCAAGTTTATCACCGAACTGACTGATCGTCTGGGAGAAGAGAAATATTGAAAAATCCCTGATTTTTAAGATATTCCAAAATTTAATCCGGGCGATGGCATACCTCCTCATAGAAATCAAGAACCATTCGGGATACAATCTTCCAGTCATATTTTTCAGCCTTTTCTCTTCCAGCCCTGCCCATTTTTTTCATCAAGTCCGGATGGCGTAAAAGAAAGATAATTTTTTCTGCAAGCGCTTCGGCATTCATCGGTTCAAAAAAAAGCCCTTCGCTTTCCTCAGTTAAAATTGTCCGATAACCAGGGATGTCCGAAGCGACAATTGGTTTGCCGCTTGCCATCGCTTCAAGCAGGACGATGCCAAAGCTTTCGGCACCGGTGGCAGGGGAGCAATAGATATCACAAGAGGCATAATAGCGGGGTAGATCTTCGGGTTTGACATAACCGACAAATATTACATTTTCCTTGATATTTTCTTCAATATAGCGCCGGTAATAATGCTCCAGGAAGCCTTCGCCCACGACGATCAACTTTGCCTCGGGGAATTCTTTCACGATCTCGGGAAAAGCCATCAAAAGGTATTTCAAACCTTTGCGTGGTTCAAACCGACCAACAAACAGAATCTTGGGTGAATACTTTTTGAATTCTTCAATCTCCGGGATATCCGGACGGAACCTCTGGGTATCAATACCATTGGGAATGATACGACATTCACCAATCTGAAAATAACGGCGGACGCAATCTCGGGCAACAGTGGAGACTGCAATCATCCCATCAATCCGACGGAAGTATTGTTCCAGAACCGGCTCCCATAATACATACCCAAAGCTTTCTTCATAAGCGGAATGAAAGGTTACAAAATTTTTGGCGTTGGAATATTTTAATGCCAGGTATGGCAATGTAGGTGCAATCGCACCATGGATATGGATCACATCAAATTTTTCCGAATCCAAGAAATGGCGCACCTGCCAAGGAAGGGTAAGACCAAAACTCAAGACCGAAAATGAACGGTTTTTGGGGAACTTAATTGCCCGGCCCATCCGGATTATATTTTCATCGACATAGGGGTAGTTTCTTCCATAAGAGGGGGCGAGGATTTTTGCATTGTGTCCCATTAGATTAAAGTTTTTCCAGAGATGGTAGATATGCTCCGAGATGCCACCGGTATGGGGATAAAAGATATCGGAGACGAGCAGAATCTTCACCGGATACCTCCGGTATGTCCAAAGCCTCCAGTTCCGCGTTTTGTTTGGCTCAGGCGTTTTACTTTTTTAAAATTTGCCTTTATAACCGGAGCAAAGACAAGTTGGGCAATCCTGTCTCCCTTTTTTATTTTTATGCTCTTTTTACCAAAGTTGAACAATACCACTTTTATTTCACCCCGATAGTCGGCATCAATCGTGCCCGGACTATTTAACACCCCGATGCCATATTTTGCGGCAAGACCACTCCTGGGGCGTACCTGGGCTTCATAGCCTTCAGGAATTTCTATCTTTATCCCCGTGGGAATGATACAATAACTATTAGGCTCCAGCAGCACTGGTTTTTCAACATCGGCATATAAATCGCATCCCGCGGCATGTGCTGTTTGATATTCAGGAATCCTTAGCCCATTGATTTTTACTTCTAATATAATCTTATTTTTGCCTGTTCCAACCACACTCTTCGCACTTTTGGGTTTCATTCTATCCATTCCGGATGAAAGACAAACCATTGGTCCGGATATTTTTTTATTGTCTTTTCAAAAGCGGAGAGCATGTATCGATGGAATTTATCCACACTCTCAAATAATTGGACCGGTTCAACAATACCGTAATACCTTTTTCTTCCTTCTCCAGTTAAGACCATATATCCAAAAACGACGGGAATTTTTCTTTTTACAACTATCTCCGCAAGATTTTTGGGAAATTTTCTTTTGCCCGAAAAGAAACGGAACTCCATCCCTTGTTTTGTCAAATCCCGGTCGGCAAGGACCGCCAGAATTCGGTTATTTTTAATGGTATCCAAAAATGCCACCTGGGCACGGGATAGAGGATAGGTTTTTAAGCCGGTGGCTTCCCGGTGTCTGGTATACAAGCGGAACATCTCGGGTTCGGTTTCTTCAACGAGCGCATTCATCGGATAGCCACGGGCTGCGAGATAACTACCTGCATAATCCCAGTTGCCGATGTGGAGGGTGAGCAGAATACATCCCCGGTTAAAGGTCAGTGCATCATCAAGGTTTTTTAATCCCGAGGCAATAACCTCTTCTATCACTTGCTCTTTTGTCAAAAAACCGAGCCGAAAAAAGTCCACCATACACCGGGCAAATTTTTCAAACGTTTTACGGCAAAGATAATGGTGGTAGCCTTTTTCGGGCACTATATAGTGCAGATTTTTCAGAATATAACTCCGTTTCTTTTTCAACATAAAGTAACTCAAACCACCGAGCAACCTGCCGATCTTATCTGCGACCGATAGCGGAAGAAGGCGGGTGATCAGAATACCACATTTCTGGAGTTTGACCGCAATATTCACACTTTCTGATACAATTAACCCCGGTATTGTTTTAAGGCAACGCCAAGTGCGGTGATGGCAGCTCGGATGTCTTCTTCTTTTAACACATAAGCAATTCTTATTTGATCCTTACCTTTTTTAAGTGTGGAATAAAAGCCATTTGCCGGAGCAAGCATTACCGTTGCATTCTGATGATTAAAATCAGTCAATAACCACTGGCAGAAATGGTCGGCGTTTTTTACCGGTAAACTCAAGACCGTGTAAAAAGCACCTTCTGGTTTATGCCCATAGACATTGGGAATTTCTTTTAAGCATTCAAATAAGACATTCCGACGGTGCTCATACTCTTTAATCATGGGGGTGATATATTTGTCGATATACTTGTAAGCCGCTACCGCACCAATCTGTTCAAGGGTTGGTGGGCATAACCGCGCTTGGCAGAATCGGAGTAGTGCATCCATTACTTTTTTATTTCGGCTGATTATACAACCAACCCGAGCACCACAGGCGGAAAATCTTTTGGAGATGGAATCCATTAATATTACCCGGTCTTCAATCTCTGGTAAAGATAGTGCACTTATGTGTTGCTTACCATCATAGATGAATTCCCGATAGACTTCATCAGAGAGGAGAAAAAGATTGTGTCTTTTACATAGCCGCTGGAGGATGAACATTTCTTCTTCGGTCAAAACTGTGCCCGTTGGATTGTTGGGGGTGTTAATAAGAATTGCTCGGGTTCGGGAACTGATTTTCTTTTTGATTTCTGATTCGGGAGGAAGGTGAAAACCGTTCTCAATTTTGGTTTCGATTGCGACGAGTTTGATATTAGACATCACCGCAAAGCCGTTATAATTGGTATAGTAGGGTTCAAAAACAATTATTTCATCTCCAGGGTCACATACGGTCATCATGGCAAATACTATCGCTTCACTCCCACCTATTGTTATCCAGATGTTATCCAGATCCAGATCAAAGCCCAGATTCCGGTAATAATCAAGAACCGCAAGGCGTAAGTCTAAGATCCCCCCAGATGGACCATAGCCGAGGACTTTTTCTCGGTAATTGCCGATTGCCTCGAAAATTTCAATGGGTGTCTCAATATCTGGTTGACCAATATTTAGATGGTAAACCTTTAAACCCTTTTTCTTCGCTTCATCTGCAAATGCGGATAACTTGCGAATAGGCGAATAAGGCATACGCTCGGCCCTTGCCGATAAAGAGATATCTCTTTTTATGCTTTTTGTGCGCGCCATGATTAAATTATATCCAACCGCGGTTAAAAGTCAATCACAATAGATTTTACCTCTCCATGTAATGTTTGGGCACCTTATTTACAGTTCTCCAGTAAGAACTTGTAGTCAGATTATCCAATATCACTGGTGGAAATAGCGCAATATTGGGATTTAATTCAGGCATAATCTCTTTAGCATACTCAAGGGGTGTCTTGTTGTCAAGATTATCTCCCATATGTCTCCGCTGGGTATTGTAGCATTTTATCCAACTGTAAGCAATCAAAAATAGGGAATTGATATCTTTCATTCTGCTCTTTCCGACCCTTCTGAATCCGCGTGATTTCCGCATCCAGAGACCCCAAACACCGATTCACCCACTCGATCTTACCCTCATCACCACCCCAATCACTCTGCAACACAATATGCCCTTTAATGCCAAACGACCGCAACCATAAAACCACTAAGACAATAAACTCCCAGCCATTAGCAAAACTCTCCTCTTGACCGTAAGCAATAAACCTCAGCCGGCAGAGTATCACCATCCTTGATCTCCTTCACATCCACCTGGAAAAATGCAAAAGGCCTAAAATCTAAGAGATTGTAATAGCGCCGACCCGTCCGCCGAAAACCATAATTAGTCTTCTGGAAAATCTCTAAAACCAAACGCTCAACATGCTCCGGGGTCTTATTCGGTGAATAATGGGGACGAGAAGAACGATTCTTTAAACCCACCCCACTATCAAGGAAAAATGCTTAAGCCATTTTGAAACCGTGGACCGTGAAACACAAATTATCTGAGCCGTCCTGGAGATATTCCGATTGGCTTGATAAAAATAACAATCTACGATCTTCTGATGGGCTAATAAGGGGTGTAACTTTAAAAGTTGGTTGTATTCTAAGCTAACCATTTTTGCACCTCCAGGATGATTTTCAAAATGGCTCTATCGCTTTATTAAATGCATTATAAACGCCTTTCAAAGGACAGGCAAATATTTCACACCTATGGCGGATTCGAATGCGCATTTTTAAGGATTTTTTCAAGCCGCAGCTTCTTAAACTTTTCTTCACTACCTGAGGACTATATCTATCTATCTTGCAATTTTGCACTCTCACATTCTTAGATATCTTAAGAGTGCAATTTACTACTTGATTTTCCTTAAAGCAACGATTATAATAATTTAGTCTATTTATTTCCATAAGGCCTCCCTATATTTAGTAAGTTTTGTTAACTCTTTAATATTAGCCGGGAGGCCTATTATTAAGTTCTTTCTTACAGTGATAACAAGGTCCCTTTACGTTTGCATTCGGAATATTGACAGGATAACCATTTAGGCATATAATCTGGGGATGGAAAGACACCAACAGAGAATCTATCTTGATTATGCAGCAACAACCCCCCTCCATCCCGAGGTTCTGGATGCAATGAAAATTTATTTCCTGGAGGAGTTTGGCAATCCTTCAAGCCTCCATACCTCGGGCCAGCGGGCGCGGGATGCTATTGAAAAAGCACGTCAAACCATTGCCGAAGCGCTGGGCGCGAGTCCAGATGAGATCATATTCACCTCCGGTGGTAGCGAATCGGATAATATGGCAATAAAAGGAGTTGCTTATGCCCTGGCTAAAAAGGGTAATCACCTAATAACCACCAAAATAGAACACCATGCCGTCCTTGAGCCCTTCCATTTTCTACAAACCCAGGGTTTTCAAACTACATTTTTACCGGTAGATCGATACGGTATAGTAGACCCCGATGATGTAAAAAGGGCAATTACCGATAAAACCATCCTCGTTTCTATCATGCATGCCAATAATGAAATTGGAACGATTGAGCCGATTGAAGAGATCGCCAGGATATGTCGGGAAAAGGGGGTATATTTACATACCGATGCGGTCCAGTCTTTTGGGGCGATAGAGACAAATGTTAATAGACTCGGTGTTGATTTATTATCAATCTCTGCCCACAAGTTTTATGGACCAAAGGGGGTGGGTGCATTATATATAAGAAAGGGTACACGAATAGAACCGCTCCTGCATGGCGGCGCTCAGGAGATGGGGAAAAGGGCATCAACCCATAATGTCCCGGGGATTGTCGGTATGGCAAAGGCAGCGGAACTGGCGGTGAAGGAGATGCCACAAAGAGTGGAGCATACCAGACGGCTGCGGGATCGCTTGATTAAATCACTGCTCAATAATGTTGATGATATCATTCTGAATGGCCACCCGGAAAAGCGGCTGCCGAATAACTGCCATCTGATTGTGAAATATATTGAAGGCGAGGCATTGTTGATGCGCCTTGACCAGATCGGGATTGAAGTTGCCACAGGTTCTGCCTGTTCTTCAGGGTCCCTTGAGCCTTCCCACGTTCTTACTGCAATTGGTGTTCCGATTGAAGATGCCCGTGGCTCCATCCGCATAACACTGGGAAGACTCACAACCGATGAAGATATAGACTTTGTTTGTGAACATTTTCCTAAGATTGTAAAAGAATTGAGAGCAATATCACCTCTCACAAAGAAATAAAAAACTATAATAGAAAATGAAAATTCTTGTTGCATTAAGCGGTGGGGTGGATTCCAGCACTACTGCTGCTTTATTGAAAAGGGAGGGATATGAGGTTGCGGGTGCAACGATGATATTCAGGGGGGTGGGTGATGATGAGGTTGCCTTGGCTCGAAGCGCCTGCGAAGTGCTCGGAATAAAATTTTATTTATTTGATTTTAGTGATTATTATCAAAAAACTATTGTAGATAATTTTGTAGAAGAGTATAAATCGGGTAGAACCCCCAATCCTTGTGTATTGTGTAATAAACTCATAAAATTTGGCTTATTTCTAAAAAAGGCACTTGAGATGGGCTTTGATATGATTGCGACCGGACATTATGCGAGAATCGAAAAGAAAGATGGATTTTATTTGCTAAAAAAGGGAAAAGATAAAAATGAGCAGTCCTATTTTTTATACCGGTTAGATCAAAATCAATTATCAAGGATGCTACTACCACTTGGTGATTATACAAAAGAAGAAGTCAGGAAGCTTGCGAAAGAATTTTGTTTACCTACTGCGCACAGGAAAAAAAGTCAGGATGTTTGCTTTTTGCCTGATATGGATTATACGACATATTTGAGGGGCGTTATTCAAGAGAAAAAAGGACCGATTTATGACAAAAATGGGAAGAAAATCGGTGAACACAAAGGTATCTTCCATTACACCTGGGGACAGCGCAAAAGGATCGGGATAAGCGATAAAGAACCTTATTATGTGCTAAAGATCGATCCGATAAATAATGCAATCTATGTGGGGAAAAGACAGGATGTATATAAAAGAATGTTGATTGCCGATGAGCTGAGTTTTGTCGTTCCGGT contains these protein-coding regions:
- a CDS encoding polysaccharide deacetylase family protein yields the protein MLKALQFHSITKNFKFGGTWNYPAQLENFIKTIHKLGYEIVLPDMKKEGVVLVFDDGEENLYHYAFPILKKYRCPAIIFLIVGYIGKKNLWDISLFSRHHHLNWRQIMEMKENGIAFGSHTMSHPDLTKLSAANLEYELSESKRILEKYLGPIDFISYPFNRVNQRVIKKVREIGYKFGFGGKGEDNLTIKKEGVYITDNARSLKIKITEKPRSFYHYARIQQKVINLFSIATLLNRRKAK
- a CDS encoding MFS transporter, translating into MTGRLYPEWFLISMRRYAIARIKFWNILKIRDFSIFLFSQTISQFGDKLDYIALIALIGLFPKERTPLLLSQLALFITLPVLLFGPIAGVLVDRWHKKKVMVICDTLRMLCAFSLPITFLYTKNIYPVFAIVFFMFLLALFFNAARSAIIPNLVSKKRLLTANSILNLVGRGATFLGMATGGLIIDWPLWKNVFGIAGWIVAFIIDGITFGISAVMLYIMKVNLKEKIKMKEETHLQPKSLFLMLKDSLAKILKEIAFALAHIIKKKNLCFAMATIFLMIVAGSVVYVLAIPTIQQDMAWGTRGVGVLAAVGAVGLLLGAYLAGTLGHYFDLRRFIIYCFILISAGLFFFPFIHEFYQFIIIALLVGIAASPIFIGQDTLIHQYADEEVRGRIFSFRDWLLNLTFVVGALIVGSLSSFLTKKYLFIIFGGIILGASITFWVLITRIRDAESPAIS
- a CDS encoding glycosyltransferase family 4 protein, translated to MKILLVSDIFYPHTGGISEHIYHLWKNFNLMGHNAKILAPSYGRNYPYVDENIIRMGRAIKFPKNRSFSVLSFGLTLPWQVRHFLDSEKFDVIHIHGAIAPTLPYLALKYSNAKNFVTFHSAYEESFGYVLWEPVLEQYFRRIDGMIAVSTVARDCVRRYFQIGECRIIPNGIDTQRFRPDIPEIEEFKKYSPKILFVGRFEPRKGLKYLLMAFPEIVKEFPEAKLIVVGEGFLEHYYRRYIEENIKENVIFVGYVKPEDLPRYYASCDIYCSPATGAESFGIVLLEAMASGKPIVASDIPGYRTILTEESEGLFFEPMNAEALAEKIIFLLRHPDLMKKMGRAGREKAEKYDWKIVSRMVLDFYEEVCHRPD
- the dut gene encoding dUTP diphosphatase codes for the protein MKPKSAKSVVGTGKNKIILEVKINGLRIPEYQTAHAAGCDLYADVEKPVLLEPNSYCIIPTGIKIEIPEGYEAQVRPRSGLAAKYGIGVLNSPGTIDADYRGEIKVVLFNFGKKSIKIKKGDRIAQLVFAPVIKANFKKVKRLSQTKRGTGGFGHTGGIR
- a CDS encoding pyridoxal phosphate-dependent aminotransferase; amino-acid sequence: MARTKSIKRDISLSARAERMPYSPIRKLSAFADEAKKKGLKVYHLNIGQPDIETPIEIFEAIGNYREKVLGYGPSGGILDLRLAVLDYYRNLGFDLDLDNIWITIGGSEAIVFAMMTVCDPGDEIIVFEPYYTNYNGFAVMSNIKLVAIETKIENGFHLPPESEIKKKISSRTRAILINTPNNPTGTVLTEEEMFILQRLCKRHNLFLLSDEVYREFIYDGKQHISALSLPEIEDRVILMDSISKRFSACGARVGCIISRNKKVMDALLRFCQARLCPPTLEQIGAVAAYKYIDKYITPMIKEYEHRRNVLFECLKEIPNVYGHKPEGAFYTVLSLPVKNADHFCQWLLTDFNHQNATVMLAPANGFYSTLKKGKDQIRIAYVLKEEDIRAAITALGVALKQYRG
- the nifS gene encoding cysteine desulfurase NifS, whose product is MERHQQRIYLDYAATTPLHPEVLDAMKIYFLEEFGNPSSLHTSGQRARDAIEKARQTIAEALGASPDEIIFTSGGSESDNMAIKGVAYALAKKGNHLITTKIEHHAVLEPFHFLQTQGFQTTFLPVDRYGIVDPDDVKRAITDKTILVSIMHANNEIGTIEPIEEIARICREKGVYLHTDAVQSFGAIETNVNRLGVDLLSISAHKFYGPKGVGALYIRKGTRIEPLLHGGAQEMGKRASTHNVPGIVGMAKAAELAVKEMPQRVEHTRRLRDRLIKSLLNNVDDIILNGHPEKRLPNNCHLIVKYIEGEALLMRLDQIGIEVATGSACSSGSLEPSHVLTAIGVPIEDARGSIRITLGRLTTDEDIDFVCEHFPKIVKELRAISPLTKK
- the mnmA gene encoding tRNA 2-thiouridine(34) synthase MnmA produces the protein MKILVALSGGVDSSTTAALLKREGYEVAGATMIFRGVGDDEVALARSACEVLGIKFYLFDFSDYYQKTIVDNFVEEYKSGRTPNPCVLCNKLIKFGLFLKKALEMGFDMIATGHYARIEKKDGFYLLKKGKDKNEQSYFLYRLDQNQLSRMLLPLGDYTKEEVRKLAKEFCLPTAHRKKSQDVCFLPDMDYTTYLRGVIQEKKGPIYDKNGKKIGEHKGIFHYTWGQRKRIGISDKEPYYVLKIDPINNAIYVGKRQDVYKRMLIADELSFVVPVDFSKKIKVLAKTRYVAQLSPAEVSFEGNRARVCFEKPQWAITPGQSVVFYENDIVLGGGIISEVID